The stretch of DNA TAATGTATTGATATTAAAAATCATATCTTTTGTATTCGCTGTTTGTAATTGTTCTCCGTTTCTATTCATTGAAAAATTAAGATTTTCTAAATCGAAATTTTCTTTTGGGAAGAAATCTGAAACAAAAGCTGAACCGTCAAATGCTTTGGCAATTTCCCAAGGGAATCGTTTTTCTTTTAATTCTTGTTGAACATCACGTGCTGTAAAGTCAATTCCTAAACCTATTTCAGAGAAATAACGATCTGCGAATTGGGGTTGAATCATTTTACCCACGCGATCAATTTTAATGACTAATTCAGTTTCGAAATGGACTTCTTTAGTAAATGTCGGTATGACAAAAGGAAAATTTTTTCTCAAAATAGCCGAATCAGGCTTCATAAAAAACATTGGTGCATCTGGTACTTCATTGTTTAGCTCTTTCGCATGTTCTTCGTAATTGCGACCAACACATATAATTTTCATATCCTTAGAACGATGATTTTAATTTAATTCGTGTAAAAACTTTTTTGGTATATAATGGAAAATCTGCATTTTGGATCCAAGCATAATACCCTGGATCTTTTTGGAAGACTTCCGCGACTTTTTGACCTTTATATTTTCCAAAACTAATGGTTTCATTTCCTTGTTCATCGATATGGATAAAACCTGCCAAATCAGCTGTGCGACGTTGACTCGAAAACTCGCTCAAAAATTGATTATCATTTTCTAATTCATCATATTTTTCTACCTGTGCTTTAAAAATTTCGTACGTTGCTAAGGTATCTGCTTCTGCTGAATGTGCATCAACTAAATCCTTACCGCAGTAATATTTATAAGCCGCTGATAAATTACGAGGTTCCATTTTATGATAAATCACTTGGATATCAATTGGACGATGTTTTGTTAAATCAAAATCAAAACCATTACGGATTAATTCTTCAGCTAATAGAGGAATATCAAATCGGTTTGAATTGAATCCTGCTAAATCCGAATCCTTGATCATTTCCATAATTTGAGGTGCAATTTCTTTGAAAGATGGTGCATCTTTTACATCCTCATCTGAAATACCATGAATTGCTGTGGTTTCGGGAGGAATTGGA from Faecalibacter sp. LW9 encodes:
- a CDS encoding fumarylacetoacetate hydrolase family protein; this translates as MKIICVGRNYEEHAKELNNEVPDAPMFFMKPDSAILRKNFPFVIPTFTKEVHFETELVIKIDRVGKMIQPQFADRYFSEIGLGIDFTARDVQQELKEKRFPWEIAKAFDGSAFVSDFFPKENFDLENLNFSMNRNGEQLQTANTKDMIFNINTLIAECSKYFTLKKGDLIYTGTPAGVNKINSKDTLEGFINEEKVFEVKVL
- a CDS encoding 3'-5' exonuclease, translated to MNLTKNICFFDLETTGTNIAKDRIVEISIVKALTNGEKEIKTWKVNPGIPIPPETTAIHGISDEDVKDAPSFKEIAPQIMEMIKDSDLAGFNSNRFDIPLLAEELIRNGFDFDLTKHRPIDIQVIYHKMEPRNLSAAYKYYCGKDLVDAHSAEADTLATYEIFKAQVEKYDELENDNQFLSEFSSQRRTADLAGFIHIDEQGNETISFGKYKGQKVAEVFQKDPGYYAWIQNADFPLYTKKVFTRIKLKSSF